In the genome of Abyssisolibacter fermentans, the window ATAAAGTTAAAGAATTAGCAGCATTACCACCAAGAGAGGTATTAATAGCTCAAGTACTTGGAGGATTAAATGCTCCTATATCTGGATTTGCTAATGTACTACAAGGAACAATAAGAAATCTTGTATATGCATTAGATCAAGTTAAAGAGCAAAAAGAAGCGTAGTTTAAAATTATAATAATAGAAAATGTGGAGGGATTTACAAATGGCTAGTGAAAAAGTTATGAATTTAATTGAAGAGGTAAAAAATCTTACTGTTTTAGAATTATCAGAGTTAGTTAAAGCTTTAGAAGAAGAATTTGGAGTAAGCGCTCAAGCACCTGTTGCTATGGCAGCTATGCCTATGGCTGGGGGAGCAGCACCAGCTGCAGAAGAAAAAACTGAATTCGACGTTATTTTATCAAATACTGGAAATTCAAAAATTAAAGTTATTAAAGTAGTTAGAGAATTAACTGGTTTAGGATTAAAAGAAGCTAAAGCTTTAGTTGATGGAGCTCCTGGAACAATCAAAGAAGCAATTGCTAAAGAAGCTGCTGAAGAAATGAAAGCTAAATTAGAAGAAGTTGGAGCTACAGTAGAAGTTAAATAATTACTATAGTTAGAATGTAGTCAGTTATTTCAAGGATGTATTTTGAGATAGCTTATTCAGGGGTGTTTCATAATGAATGAAATTCAAGGTATTGAAATTCATAAGGACAAGAACGTGCTTATTGTACGTGATTAGTCTCAAAGTATTTCAAATCACAGAAATTCGTCATTTTGAGACACCTTTTTGAATGTTTTATAGAAAAACGATTAGATAATTTTTCATAATTTTTTCATACACATTTAAAAAATTTTTTTGTAAACATTAGCTTGACAACTGTATTGTGGTATGATACTATTATAAAATGCCAAATAGTGAATAATTGGCATAGATTTTGAATAATAATTCCTGAAATGGGCATAATGTAATATATTTGTTTGTTAATGTAAGTGTAATTAGTAGAATAAATTTTAGGATTTAGCTAAATGAGAGGTGAATATTGATGGTGCGTCCAGTTTCACTTGGTAAAAGAGTTAGAATGACATATTCCAATATTGAAGAAGTATTGGAAATACCTGATTTAATCGAGGTACAAAAAGATTCATATGATTGGTTTCTTAAAGAGGGACTTAAAGAAGTATTTGAGGACATATCTCCAATAGAAGATTATACAGGGAATTTAATATTAGAGTTTGTTGATTATTTTATTTCTGGAGATCCAAAATATGATCTTAGCGAATGTAAAGAAAGAGATGCGAACTATGCAGCACCTTTAAAAGTTAAGGTGAGGTTGATTAACAAGGAAACAGGAGAAGTTAAAGAACAAGAAGTTTTTATGGGAGAATTCCCATTAATGACACCAAAAGGAACATTTATAATAAATGGAGCAGAAAGAGTTATAGTTAGCCAACTTGTTAGATCACCTGGTGTTTATTATGTTCAAGGTATTGATAAGTCA includes:
- the rplL gene encoding 50S ribosomal protein L7/L12; this translates as MASEKVMNLIEEVKNLTVLELSELVKALEEEFGVSAQAPVAMAAMPMAGGAAPAAEEKTEFDVILSNTGNSKIKVIKVVRELTGLGLKEAKALVDGAPGTIKEAIAKEAAEEMKAKLEEVGATVEVK